The Raphanus sativus cultivar WK10039 unplaced genomic scaffold, ASM80110v3 Scaffold2154, whole genome shotgun sequence nucleotide sequence agccgacgttgagaacgatggtttgttcggaaatagtgggaattcgaatcgcctttgatatcgccggtgagagagaactgttagggtttctgaatttagcggaaaatgaaacaaaaaaaaatcaccttatatattgggtaaataatccggttagctttaaaagtacattggtaaactttaaggtttggtccggtttagacgacttattctgactgataatgtacatcagacgacctaatatttagtcgtctgtgcacagaagactaaatattaagtcgtcccagaccctaaaatgaacccctaagctaaaatgactaaattaacttactaaccacgttataaaatcaaattatacttcaatagtgtttattATACACATAAATGAACAcgcttaggtaattttaaaaattttcaaaaacggttttaatgctttccaaaatctaaccctaagaacacatacaatactacaacatatgttgatgaaacataaactaaagaatatcatgactcactactttcactcatctgggctgaaaacaattgaaatttgttatatattaatttatatctcttaagacatatgttaattacataattccaatttttcacttatcaaaatatttttttacaaaatttttaaattatgtttaagaataactgtccagacgactttaagttaagttgtctggacgacttattttcaagtcgtctaaacagacgacttgcgaggggtagaaacgtaaaaaaaatccgtttttttgtttgttcacaaggagatagttgtaatttcaatagccttttaggttacttttgcctttgacccaagttggggtattcttttgggtttgaatccaagttttgagtcacacttGGTAATTCTCTCGATATTATTTGGattaaaacattatattaaatagtttctaatatattttaattttaatatttgacttttattaaacatatatgcttttcaaatgtgattttataaatttaaaatggaCGTAATACATTTTCTTTcactcaaaataaaaatctattatcAAGTCATCGTGAAAAAGTCAAAGCAATGTTATTATACATCTccgaaaacaaagaaaaaaaaagaaaattcaaaaaaatagaaCTACGttgtcccaaaaaaaaaaattgaataaagaaATGAAACTAACAGATGCCAAATAATATGAAAGAAATCTGCATGGCCACACCAGCACACGAATTTGCCGTTGCAAATTAGATccaaattaaactatatatagtgcttaatacatttttgttacttctgattacaaaaaataaaatgaatactTTACATAGCCATCGTCTAGGCTACATCTTGCTTCTAGTTATATTTCATTCCTCTGTGTTTGGTTTAGTTTCCAATAAGAATATATCTAGTGATGCTGACAGTACCTTCAAATCTCAAACTGCTTACACTCACTATGGCAAAGACATGGGTAAGGAATATATTATGTGTACAGAAGCTAATCTCGAACTTCCGTGGAAGCTTTCTTGTACAAGAGAATCTAAAGATGTTGTTACAAAAATCAATTTTGCTGATTATGGTAATCCTTCCGGTAAATGTGAACACTATAAACACGGAAATTGCGGTGCATCAACCACCATGAAGGTTGTCAAAAAGGTTAGCAAAATTAATTGCAGAATTGTCTTGTGAATTATACTGaacaataaatatttcaatgaataataatgtgaaatataattCTGTGCAGAATTGTCTTGGAAAACACATGTGTGTGTTTATGGTTACCGACGAGATGTTTGGTACGAGTCACTGCAAAACGGATGTGAAGTTCTTTGTTCAATACACTTGTACAAAAGCATAGCCTTAGGTTTCTTATTTGCTTCTTAATTactagtctttttttttgctactccctcaattttataatataaatcgtttaagaaaataattaatttcttatattttctaaataaaaatattattaattgtttacATAACCAGAatccaataaataataaaatggaATGTATATTATCATTGGTCAAATAACattgatatttaattaaattagaacaaatattttttctaaaacgattttaattaaaaaaaaatagtaaggTCTTTTATAAAAATGGTTGCATGGTTTGTTTTCTTATAGTGATCAAGTTCCATTTATGCCTAGCTCTTCTCCTGCCTCGTTCATTTTCTCCTATTAATcaacaataatatattttacaaaccaGTATGTAAATAAATCCcatgaattttcaaaaataccactttatcattattcatctttaccatcactaaatagatatatatatactctgGAACATAGAAAGAGCTAAGCTAATTAGCTTGGCGGTCTCTTTGGTCTCCacagatttttgttttgtttactctGTTTTCCCGACAAGAATCCCATATCCCTCGTCGCAGTATCCACAGTACTATCTTTCAGTTCACCATTTCGCTTCCCTTGCTATTATAGTGTTTCGTATAAATGGacattatatatctatctactaaacataaaatgcattttaaaaaaaatgtattagaaCAACGTAATCATTCACATAACTTCTGCATATCCATATCGAATAATTAAGAGAATTAGTGCATTGTCAAATGTATTATATTGTTTCCTAAAATACAAAATAGTTTTAGTCAGCCATAAATTTTGATTCTCATCGctataaattagtaaatagatTCTCAATCACAATTAAATGTATCCCATTTTAAATGgtgattttattaaaacatcaaatcagtCAAAAATACAAtctaattttacataaattatatttctgaTACATCATTTGTTTAAAGTTACAATATTTCTGATACATCGTTTATTTCTCatgctaaaaaaatatttattttaaacaaacttactaataaaaaatatttgttttctcaaCCTACTgaaccatataatttttttatgtgaATAACCATATCATTTTTTTGATACATCGTATACAAAAATATCTGTATTTGATTAGGTACATAATAATCGTATAACTTCAGTTGTTATATGAAATTGAtgctttgatttttatttattttttaattcataataGGACCAAAAAAGTATTATATTGTATTATAGTGTTTTGTATAAATGAACATTAGATCTCTATCTACTAAACGTAAAatgtatttcaaatatatataaaaagaatgtATTAAAACAATGTATTAAAACAATGTAATTATTCACATAACTTCTGCGTATCCATATCGAAATGCATAATTAATGAGATTAGTACATTGCCGAATGTATTATATTGTTTCCTAAATTACAGAATAGTTTCAGTCagccgtaaattttgattttcatcgccataaattagtaaatagatTCTCAGTCACAATTAAATACACTCCATTTCAAATGGTGATTTAATCAAAACATCAAATCAGTCAAAGATACAATCACATTTTgcataaattatatttctcatACATcgtttatttaaaactatagtttctgatacaTCGTTTGTTTCTCAAGGTaaagaaatatttgttttaaacaaacttactaagaaaaaaaaatttgttttttcaacctactaaaccatataatttttttaacccGGAGAACCATATCATTTTTGATacatcatattatttattttctgatccaagaatttatatgatatttataatataatacgTAGTCAATCATGatatgcaaaaaatatatcatatacaaAAACTATGGTTTATTAGGTATGTAATAATCATATAAATTCAATTGTTATATGAACTTGATGCTTTGATTAGTTTATCTTTTTACATAAATCATatcaaatgttttaaattttccttatattatttaaaaaaaaattggaaagaaAGACATAATCAAATATTATGCATTGTTTACGGAAATTTAATCTATTTTCCTAAATTACTGTTGATTTTAATTGCTATTCTAACTGAGACAAATCATTTTGAACATATATGTAGTTTCAAATATTCATAGTTTTATGATTGGtcgaaataaaaaaattaaatcgttCCAgtgtaatattttgtattagGTACATGactttttcattagttttcgtCTCACATCTAAAGATGATTTATGCAGAGTTTGAGCATGATCTTTtcagtattaaaatattaacaaaggTATCAATCATGTCTGGAATCAATTCATCATATTCACTAATTTTGTTTAAACCATCAAGTAATTTTTCTCAATTATAATCGCTGAGAAAcatgtttatatatacaatttgaAATACAAATTTTGTCTAATTTGAGAGCTGTGTTTTTATGACAACATGTgttaaaataagttttaaagTAAATTGTACCACAAGTTTAGgaatattaattagtaaatatttGCTATAATTTTGGGGATttgttttcatcattaaaaccctAAACATACATCATTATGTATATACTTATGCACTGTCTTCAACACATCTCCTCATCACATCACTTTTTCGAATCATCATTAACAAAACCAGAAGTCGACTAGGAAAACACATATGGCGGACTTCATTAGTTTTATATCagcttttatttattcttttagaTTTACTTCCACAAACTATATTTCAATTacacaaaacaaataacacaagATATAAAATACTTTGAAGCTTACTTTGTTTACGTATCTGTACTTTCATTGAATTTCTTAACATGAATAATCTGTAATGTATGGGCGTGGAATTTTACCTTTATAATATCCATATATTCaaattgtaatttatttaagttttctCACCCTGCGCAGAGCGCAGGTTATCACCTAGTATTTGTAGTATTTAGTTAACAAACGAACCacaattacataaaaataaatattagacgatctattttttgaaacattcaccatataaaataaatttacagtttttcaaaaaaaaatattatttaaaaggaAACATTCTGTTCTTTCCTTTAATGTAAATGTcgattttccaaaaataattataaactacCATATACATACTATCTTTTGATTTATGGGCTTACAACTATACATAGTCATTAATTTAATTCATTGCATTTGTGACTCATTAATATTGATCATTACAaacctataaattaaaatgcatAACATAAATACAATGCATTTACATTATCCAAAAACTCAAAtagtttattcagttttatgtattattataaaGTATATGAGAGTTTTGAtcaagttttcaaaaaaatattagaagatttttttggatattttttttcgGCCAAGCGGTGTCGGTTAGCGGGTTAATGACGGGTTTCTTTGTTTTATcggatatttaaataatattttttcattaattcCTAATTTTGTGGAAAACAATTAGTTGGTAGAACCTCTAACATAATGCTGcatgaagaaaataaatcagTCGAGATTATATACGGCCGGATTAACCGGTTTGACTGTGGGTCcgaatcatatataaaaatactgcttatattttaattagtcTACAAACTACATATGTACCCAACTAAAAGAGTTGAAAacgatttaaaagaaaatgccTTATTTGcatcatttaaaagaaaatgcCTTATTAGTCCTCATCTTTCAGTTCAGTttgaatattttagtttttctgtTTTACCTCAAATTGTTCATGTATTTACAAAGTTCAATTTGATTCAATTATGTTAATTTGGTTTTTGTTCCGGTTCATTTGCAAAGTTGGAAACTAGCTAATATACAAAAAGTAGGTCCAATTTAGTTCTGGTTCAATTCTGGTTTTCGAATAATTATGGATTTATCGATAAAATAttggataatttaaaattttcaatttaaatgtAGGGTAATTcggataaaaaatattaaataatactgatattttaaaaatattttgaataaaaagtaTCGGGTAATTCGGTGTATAGATAATATTTTAGGATATCTATTTGATTCACAATTCGGTTCCAGTTTTTTGGTTATAGAGATATATGATCTGCTCGGTTATATATGAAATTCCGTTTAGTTATGGTTTTGTGTCTTCATTTTGGTATCGTTCAGTTCACTATCCATAATAAATGTATCCAAACCCATACTATATCTAATATAGAAATTCGTTTAAATTGAGTTTATCTATTGTCGAAAACAAATCTGTGATTTTCAAActcggatcaaaatctagttatttgGATTAAAACATTATGTTAACTagtttctaaaattaaatttcaatttaaatattttgacttttaataaagatatatgttttataaatgtgattttataaatttaaaatggacctaatatattttttcactcaaaataaaatctattACTAAACGATCATAGAAAAGTCAAAGGAATGTTATTCCCCACCCCCGAAAACAAATCAGAAAAAAAGAGAACTGAAAAATAGAACTGTAATTTGAGAGAAATTTGCGAGGCCACACCAACCCACGAATTTTCCGTTGAAAATTAATCCaagtaaaactatatataactatattcaTAAGTAGTGCTTACTACATTTTGTTACTTTTGATTACGGAGACAACAAAATGGATACTTCTCATAGCCGTCGTCGAGGCTACATCTTTCTTCTAGTTCTATCTTATTCCTCTGTGCTTGG carries:
- the LOC108853225 gene encoding beta-galactosidase 14-like, yielding MGKEYIMCTEANLELPWKLSCTRESKDVVTKINFADYGNPSGKCEHYKHGNCGASTTMKVVKKNCLGKHMCVFMVTDEMFGTSHCKTDVKFFVQYTCTKA